A stretch of the Filimonas lacunae genome encodes the following:
- the rimO gene encoding 30S ribosomal protein S12 methylthiotransferase RimO → MKARTLQKDKVNIITLGCSKNLVDSEVLSGQLKANEIDVVHENSKLDHNIVVVNTCGFIDKAKEESINTILDQVALKKKGKLDKVYVTGCLSERYRGDLETEIPEVDAWFGTFELPLILKQFDADYKTELVGERFLATPKHYAYMKISEGCNRTCSFCAIPLMRGQHVSRSIESLVAEAEGLVQKGVKEVMLIAQELTYYGLDLYKKRQLDVLLNKLADVKGLEWIRLHYAYPNKFPMEVLDVMRERDNICNYLDMPLQHASDNMLKAMRRQSTRAEMEDIIAAIRDKNPGICLRTTLITGFPGETRDDVEELKDFLVKQRFDRVGCFTYSHEENTSAYDLEDNIPADEKQRRAQEIMEVQQEISYEKNQEKIGNTYKVIIDKKEAGRYLGRTEFDSVEVDNEVVIQSDKKLPVGEFVNVKITKAYDYDLEGEVVSQ, encoded by the coding sequence ATGAAGGCGAGAACATTACAGAAAGATAAAGTAAACATTATTACCCTTGGTTGCAGTAAAAACCTGGTGGATAGTGAAGTGTTGAGCGGGCAACTAAAGGCCAATGAAATTGACGTAGTACACGAAAATTCCAAGCTCGATCATAACATCGTTGTGGTAAATACCTGTGGTTTTATTGATAAAGCCAAAGAGGAAAGTATTAACACTATTCTGGACCAGGTAGCTTTAAAAAAGAAAGGCAAGCTGGACAAGGTATATGTAACCGGTTGTTTAAGTGAAAGATACCGTGGCGACCTGGAAACTGAAATTCCGGAGGTGGATGCCTGGTTTGGTACGTTTGAACTGCCTTTGATATTAAAACAGTTTGATGCTGATTATAAAACAGAACTGGTAGGTGAGCGCTTTTTAGCTACTCCCAAGCACTACGCTTATATGAAAATAAGTGAAGGCTGTAACCGTACCTGTTCGTTCTGTGCTATTCCGTTAATGCGTGGGCAGCACGTGAGCCGTTCTATTGAATCACTGGTAGCAGAAGCGGAAGGGCTTGTGCAAAAAGGTGTGAAAGAAGTGATGTTGATTGCACAGGAGCTTACTTATTATGGTTTAGATCTGTATAAGAAAAGGCAGCTGGATGTGTTACTGAATAAACTGGCCGATGTAAAAGGGCTGGAATGGATTCGTTTGCACTATGCTTATCCGAATAAATTTCCGATGGAAGTGCTGGATGTAATGCGCGAGCGTGATAACATTTGTAACTACCTGGATATGCCTTTACAGCATGCCAGTGATAACATGTTAAAAGCTATGCGCAGGCAAAGCACCCGCGCCGAAATGGAAGATATTATTGCGGCTATACGCGATAAAAATCCGGGTATTTGTTTACGTACTACTTTAATCACCGGCTTCCCGGGCGAAACCCGTGATGATGTAGAGGAGCTGAAAGACTTCCTGGTAAAACAACGCTTTGACCGTGTAGGTTGTTTCACTTACAGCCATGAAGAAAACACCAGCGCTTACGATTTGGAGGATAACATTCCGGCTGATGAAAAGCAAAGACGTGCACAGGAAATTATGGAAGTGCAGCAGGAAATCAGCTACGAGAAAAACCAGGAGAAAATTGGTAATACTTACAAAGTAATTATAGATAAGAAGGAAGCGGGCCGTTATTTAGGACGTACTGAATTTGATAGTGTTGAGGTGGATAATGAAGTGGTGATACAATCTGATAAAAAACTGCCGGTAGGCGAGTTTGTAAATGTAAAAATTACTAAGGCATACGACTACGACCTGGAAGGTGAGGTGGTAAGCCAGTAG